From the genome of uncultured Pseudodesulfovibrio sp., one region includes:
- a CDS encoding MBL fold metallo-hydrolase — translation MYFKQITTPGLGCFSYVIGCPAVGEMVVVDPKRDVQDYLDISREEGMKIVHVIDTHVHADHVSGAQELKSQTGCDIMVYETSPVDYDFTPLVEGQQLTVGNAKLEVLFTPGHTPDALSLLVTDTTRGDEPWMLLTGDVLFVGDIGRPDLVGGAKLNEQVQNLWDSLYVKFAKFPDSLEVFPAHGAGSLCGRGMSSKPSSTLGFERRHNPMLGFDSFEDFHLAMSQNFPARPKSFTHIISTNASGAPLLERCPLDLAMNPFKFEERMQDGAVVIDVRDAAAFAGYHIPGSLNIGFEPSLANWVGMTVEPDADILLVVDTRDDYERMRIELHRIGYDNILGYLSGGIQAWVYSGRAVDSLAIDSAQVLQNVQDEGKEISLIDVRTPVEWEGGRIPGAKHIPLVDILDGKFDLDENAHHLLYCAAGYRANIAASYLQKHGYWDVRSLAGGYLAWSRAGFKTEK, via the coding sequence ATGTACTTCAAACAGATCACCACCCCCGGACTCGGTTGCTTTTCCTACGTCATCGGCTGCCCCGCCGTCGGTGAAATGGTCGTTGTGGACCCCAAGCGTGATGTGCAGGACTACTTGGACATTTCGCGCGAGGAAGGCATGAAGATCGTCCATGTCATTGATACGCATGTGCATGCGGACCACGTCTCCGGTGCACAGGAGCTGAAATCCCAGACCGGCTGCGACATCATGGTCTACGAAACCTCGCCGGTGGACTACGATTTCACGCCTCTCGTGGAAGGACAGCAGCTGACCGTGGGCAACGCCAAACTTGAGGTGCTGTTTACGCCGGGACACACCCCGGACGCCCTGTCTCTGCTGGTTACGGATACCACCCGCGGCGACGAGCCGTGGATGTTGCTGACCGGCGATGTACTTTTCGTCGGCGACATCGGCAGACCCGACCTTGTGGGCGGAGCCAAGCTCAACGAGCAGGTCCAAAACCTGTGGGACTCTCTATACGTTAAATTCGCCAAGTTCCCCGACAGCCTTGAAGTGTTTCCCGCTCACGGCGCAGGGTCCCTCTGTGGTCGGGGCATGTCCTCCAAGCCGAGTTCCACGCTGGGCTTTGAACGTCGCCACAACCCCATGCTGGGTTTTGACAGCTTCGAGGACTTCCACCTGGCCATGAGCCAGAACTTCCCTGCCCGGCCAAAATCCTTCACGCACATCATCTCCACCAACGCCTCGGGCGCGCCCCTGCTTGAACGCTGCCCCCTGGACCTGGCCATGAATCCGTTCAAGTTCGAGGAAAGGATGCAGGACGGCGCGGTGGTCATCGACGTGCGCGACGCTGCGGCTTTTGCCGGGTATCATATCCCCGGTTCACTGAACATCGGCTTTGAGCCGAGCCTGGCCAACTGGGTGGGCATGACCGTGGAGCCGGACGCAGACATCCTCCTGGTGGTGGACACCCGCGACGACTACGAACGCATGCGCATTGAACTCCACCGTATTGGCTACGACAATATCCTCGGCTACCTCTCCGGCGGCATTCAGGCCTGGGTCTACAGCGGACGCGCGGTGGATTCCCTGGCCATCGACTCGGCCCAGGTCCTGCAGAACGTTCAGGACGAGGGCAAGGAGATCAGCCTTATCGACGTGCGCACTCCCGTTGAATGGGAAGGCGGCCGTATCCCCGGGGCAAAGCACATCCCCCTGGTGGACATTCTTGACGGCAAATTCGATCTCGATGAAAACGCCCACCACCTGCTCTACTGCGCAGCGGGCTATCGGGCGAACATCGCCGCATCCTACCTGCAAAAACACGGCTACTGGGATGTCCGCAGCCTGGCGGGCGGCTATCTCGCCTGGAGCCGCGCCGGTTTCAAAACTGAAAAATAA
- a CDS encoding efflux RND transporter permease subunit, with amino-acid sequence MANAPHEKPKGPIAWMAGNSVAANLLMVVFLVGGLIFAMQIKQEVFPEFSLDTVTVSISYPGASPSEVEQGCVLAIEQAVQGLDGVKEVTSTSSEGSGSVVVEALEGADVQKLTEDIKTEVDRITSFPEEAEDPVISEVSHQRQVLSVMISGDQPDTTLRELAEQLREELISNEGITQAELAEVSDLQISIEIPQSRLRAHNLSLSEVAERIGEASVDLPGGAIKAESGEVLVRMKERRDYGRDFARIPVVTGNDGTQVRVEDLGRVIDGFEDDDIVTTYNGKPAVRVDVYRVGDQTPISVSDAVKASLETFRTRLPSGVSVDILNDMSEVYAQRMDLLLGNGYLGLALVFGFLALFLEPRLAFWVAMGIPTSFLGSFLILSLFGVSINMITMFAFLIALGIVVDDAIVVGENVFTMRQEGMSPLDAAIAGAKSISMPVVFSVLTNIAAFMPLLFIPGVMGKIFWSIPVVVIAVFSVSLIESLFVLPAHLSHLGEHKSRVMVWITRYQEKAAEGLLRFIRGVYRPFLDWCLHWRYATVAVGIALLFLCTAYVLSGRLGFTLMPKVESDFAYATAELPYGSPVEKTEVVRDRLLAAARKVAAENGGKKLVVGMDSKIGGAGRELSGPHVVKINVYLAGADIRPITTQQFVDKWRDEVGDIVGLEVLSFASDRGGPGAGNALEFELSHSDTKILEQAARELANALEQYPRVKDVDDGFSPGKDQLDFTMTPAGRALGLTAQDVASQVRAAYYGKEVLRQQRGRNEVKVVVRRPKSERISEYDLEELMLKTPDDKEVLLRDVVDVKRGSAYTSINRTDGRRVLSVTADVDPRNQATQVMQSVLAEIIPKLKAKYPGLSCRMQGKQADLNESTNTLFEGLLLAMLAVYALLAIPFKSYVQPLIIMVSIPFGAVGAILGHMAFGYSISLMSLLGIVALSGVVVNDSLVLIDSANGFARAGKCAHDAMLDAGTARFRPILLTTLTTFSGLAPMILETSMQARFLIPMALSLGFGILFATLITLILVPALYMILEDVQRKLHIMAFKRPPQPRGGEPRELADQK; translated from the coding sequence ATGGCTAACGCACCGCATGAAAAGCCCAAAGGACCCATTGCATGGATGGCGGGCAATTCCGTGGCCGCCAACCTGCTTATGGTCGTGTTTCTCGTGGGCGGACTCATTTTCGCCATGCAGATCAAGCAGGAGGTCTTCCCCGAGTTCTCGCTGGACACGGTGACCGTCTCCATCTCCTACCCCGGGGCCAGTCCGTCCGAAGTGGAGCAGGGATGCGTGCTCGCCATCGAACAGGCGGTGCAGGGGCTTGACGGCGTGAAGGAGGTCACTTCCACGTCATCCGAAGGCAGCGGCTCTGTTGTGGTCGAAGCGTTGGAAGGAGCGGACGTACAGAAGTTGACCGAGGACATCAAAACCGAGGTCGACCGTATCACGTCATTCCCGGAGGAGGCCGAGGACCCGGTCATCTCCGAAGTCTCGCATCAGCGCCAGGTCCTGTCGGTCATGATTTCCGGCGATCAGCCGGACACCACTCTGCGTGAGTTGGCGGAACAGCTGCGCGAGGAATTGATCAGCAATGAGGGCATCACCCAGGCCGAGCTGGCAGAGGTCAGCGACCTGCAGATTTCCATCGAAATACCGCAGAGCCGTTTGCGGGCGCACAACCTGTCGCTGAGCGAGGTGGCAGAGCGCATCGGTGAGGCTTCGGTGGACCTTCCCGGTGGCGCCATCAAGGCCGAGTCCGGCGAGGTGCTGGTGCGCATGAAGGAGCGCCGTGACTACGGCCGCGACTTCGCCCGTATCCCGGTGGTCACCGGCAACGATGGCACGCAGGTCCGAGTGGAGGATCTGGGGCGGGTCATCGACGGTTTTGAGGACGACGACATCGTCACAACCTACAACGGCAAGCCCGCAGTGCGCGTGGACGTATACCGCGTGGGCGACCAGACGCCCATCTCCGTGTCCGACGCAGTCAAGGCGTCGCTGGAAACCTTCAGGACACGGTTGCCGTCCGGCGTATCCGTGGACATCCTCAACGACATGTCCGAGGTCTACGCCCAGCGCATGGACCTGCTGCTCGGCAACGGCTACCTGGGCCTTGCCCTGGTTTTCGGATTTCTTGCCCTGTTCCTCGAGCCGAGGCTGGCCTTTTGGGTTGCCATGGGTATCCCGACCTCGTTTCTGGGCAGCTTTTTGATTCTTTCGCTCTTTGGCGTGAGCATCAATATGATCACCATGTTCGCTTTCCTCATCGCTTTGGGCATCGTGGTCGACGACGCCATCGTGGTCGGTGAAAACGTGTTCACCATGCGACAGGAGGGCATGTCTCCGCTTGATGCGGCCATTGCCGGTGCCAAGAGCATCAGTATGCCCGTTGTCTTCAGCGTGCTGACCAACATCGCCGCCTTCATGCCGTTGCTGTTCATTCCCGGTGTCATGGGCAAGATCTTCTGGTCCATTCCGGTGGTGGTCATCGCGGTCTTTTCCGTCTCGCTGATCGAGTCCCTGTTCGTGCTGCCCGCCCACCTCTCCCATCTGGGTGAGCACAAGAGTCGGGTCATGGTCTGGATCACGCGGTATCAGGAGAAGGCCGCCGAAGGCCTGTTGCGATTTATCCGGGGTGTATACCGTCCGTTTCTGGACTGGTGCCTCCATTGGCGTTACGCCACCGTGGCCGTGGGCATTGCCCTGTTGTTTCTGTGCACGGCGTATGTCCTGAGCGGCAGGCTGGGCTTCACCCTCATGCCCAAGGTGGAGTCGGACTTCGCCTATGCCACGGCCGAGCTGCCCTATGGTTCGCCGGTGGAAAAGACTGAGGTGGTCCGTGACCGGCTCCTGGCCGCGGCCCGCAAGGTGGCGGCCGAAAACGGCGGGAAAAAGCTGGTCGTGGGCATGGACTCCAAGATCGGCGGTGCGGGGCGTGAACTCTCCGGCCCTCACGTGGTCAAGATCAACGTCTATCTGGCCGGAGCGGATATTCGGCCCATCACCACCCAGCAGTTCGTGGACAAATGGCGGGACGAGGTCGGCGACATCGTCGGTCTCGAGGTCCTGTCGTTTGCTTCGGACCGGGGCGGACCGGGCGCGGGTAACGCCCTTGAGTTCGAGCTGAGCCATTCGGACACCAAGATTCTTGAGCAGGCGGCCCGTGAGCTGGCCAATGCACTGGAGCAGTACCCCAGGGTCAAGGATGTGGACGACGGGTTCTCCCCCGGCAAGGACCAGCTTGACTTCACCATGACGCCGGCTGGCAGGGCGCTTGGGCTGACCGCCCAGGACGTGGCCTCCCAGGTGCGCGCCGCCTATTACGGCAAGGAGGTGCTGCGTCAGCAGCGGGGCCGCAACGAGGTCAAGGTGGTGGTCCGCAGGCCCAAGAGCGAGCGCATCTCCGAGTATGATCTGGAAGAATTGATGCTCAAGACGCCTGACGACAAGGAAGTGCTTCTGCGCGACGTGGTCGATGTGAAACGGGGCAGCGCCTATACCTCCATCAACCGCACGGACGGCCGTCGCGTGCTCTCGGTTACGGCCGACGTGGACCCGCGCAATCAGGCCACCCAGGTCATGCAGTCGGTGCTGGCTGAGATCATTCCGAAGCTCAAGGCAAAGTATCCGGGCTTGTCCTGCCGCATGCAGGGCAAGCAGGCCGATCTGAACGAATCGACCAACACCCTGTTCGAGGGCCTGCTTTTGGCCATGCTCGCGGTGTATGCCCTGCTGGCCATCCCGTTCAAGAGCTATGTCCAGCCGCTGATCATCATGGTCAGCATCCCGTTCGGCGCGGTGGGTGCGATTCTCGGCCACATGGCCTTCGGCTATTCCATCAGCCTGATGAGTCTGCTCGGCATCGTGGCTTTGTCCGGCGTGGTGGTCAACGACTCCCTGGTGCTCATCGACAGCGCCAACGGATTCGCCCGCGCTGGCAAGTGCGCTCACGACGCGATGCTGGATGCTGGAACAGCACGGTTTCGGCCTATCCTGCTGACCACCCTGACCACTTTCAGCGGGTTGGCTCCGATGATCCTGGAGACCTCCATGCAGGCCCGGTTTCTCATCCCCATGGCGCTGTCGCTTGGCTTCGGCATCCTGTTCGCCACGCTTATCACCCTGATTCTGGTCCCGGCCCTGTACATGATCCTTGAGGATGTTCAACGCAAGCTGCACATCATGGCCTTCAAGAGACCGCCGCAGCCACGCGGGGGCGAGCCACGGGAATTGGCCGATCAAAAATAA
- the thiM gene encoding hydroxyethylthiazole kinase produces the protein MSAPETLIQAVWQDIQAVREKAPLIVNITNYVVTNNTANSLLALGASPAMSHVAEDLPGMVNLAGALVVNIGTLAEDYVVGMHTAMAQANDLNTPVVLDPVAAGVNALRTDISIEFLEKYRPAILRGNASEIMAVAGEDGKTKGVDTCMGVDEAKGAAKVLNERYGCVVLVSGETDLVVGKDREMRLAGGSAMMPRVTGLGCTCTALAGAFAAVQPDFFQAAVDTAAVMNMAGEWAAERSPGPGSLQMHLHDALYLLDEDTVRARLKVVA, from the coding sequence ATGAGCGCTCCCGAGACCTTGATCCAAGCAGTATGGCAGGACATCCAGGCGGTCCGCGAAAAAGCGCCGCTCATCGTCAACATCACCAACTACGTGGTCACCAACAACACGGCCAACTCCCTGCTCGCCCTGGGGGCTTCGCCCGCCATGAGCCATGTGGCCGAGGACCTGCCCGGCATGGTCAACCTGGCCGGGGCTCTGGTGGTCAACATCGGTACCCTAGCCGAAGACTACGTGGTCGGGATGCATACGGCCATGGCCCAGGCCAACGATCTGAACACCCCTGTCGTGCTCGACCCTGTGGCTGCCGGAGTGAATGCCCTGCGCACCGACATCTCGATAGAATTTCTTGAGAAGTACCGCCCTGCCATCCTCCGTGGCAACGCCTCGGAGATCATGGCCGTGGCCGGCGAGGACGGCAAGACCAAGGGCGTGGACACCTGCATGGGGGTGGACGAGGCCAAAGGCGCCGCAAAGGTCCTCAACGAGCGTTACGGCTGTGTGGTCCTGGTCAGTGGCGAAACCGACCTCGTCGTCGGCAAAGACCGCGAGATGCGTCTGGCCGGAGGCTCGGCCATGATGCCGCGCGTGACCGGACTAGGCTGTACCTGTACCGCCTTGGCAGGTGCGTTTGCCGCGGTTCAGCCTGACTTCTTCCAGGCCGCCGTGGACACGGCGGCGGTCATGAACATGGCCGGAGAATGGGCCGCCGAACGCTCGCCCGGCCCGGGCAGCCTCCAGATGCATTTGCACGACGCGCTCTACCTTCTGGACGAAGACACCGTGCGCGCACGGCTCAAGGTGGTGGCATGA
- a CDS encoding MTH1187 family thiamine-binding protein yields the protein MSCVATFSLFPLERPDQGSFAPYVARTIEIVRESGLPHELGAMGTVLEGDLDDIMRTIKKCHDDMRKGCDRVYLTLAVDSREGESGRMRGKVESVGELLK from the coding sequence ATGAGCTGTGTAGCCACCTTCAGTCTTTTTCCTCTGGAGCGTCCCGACCAGGGCTCGTTCGCGCCCTATGTGGCCCGGACCATCGAGATCGTTAGAGAGTCCGGCCTGCCTCATGAACTCGGGGCCATGGGTACTGTGCTCGAAGGCGATTTGGACGACATCATGCGGACCATCAAGAAATGCCACGACGACATGCGCAAAGGATGCGACCGGGTCTACCTGACCCTGGCCGTGGATTCCCGAGAAGGCGAATCCGGCCGTATGCGCGGCAAGGTGGAAAGTGTCGGGGAGTTGTTGAAATGA
- the nifJ gene encoding pyruvate:ferredoxin (flavodoxin) oxidoreductase translates to MPKKTMKTMDGNTAAAHVAYAMSETAAIYPITPSTPMGEIADEWAAHGRKNIFGQTVQIRQMQSEAGAAGAVHGSLAGGALTTTFTASQGLLLMIPNMYKISGELLPGVFHVSARAIAAHALSIFGDHQDVMATRQTGFAMLFSNSVQEVMDLSLVAHLAAVEASVPFMSVFDGFRTSHEIQKIAVIDYEDMKPLLNMDKVAEFRKRAMNPEHPDTRGTAQNPDIYFQGREATNTYYDAIPDIVTNAMKQVGKITGRRYKLFDYVGHPKADRIIIAMGSGCETIEETVNYLNAQGKKVGLVKVRLFRPFSVKHLLAAIPKTVKKIAVLDRTKEPGSLGDPLYLDICAAYAGKRNAPVIVGGRYGLGSKDFTPAQVESVYNSLGRPKNGFTVGILDDVTHTSLFDCDCVDTAPEGTVQCKFWGLGSDGTVGANKQAIKIIGDNTNLYAQGYFAYDSKKSGGITISHLRFGKKPIQSTYLVQNANYIACHNPSYVNLYDVLEGIKDGGTFVLNCAWTAEEMDKKLPAAMRRTIAEKGLKFYTVDAVKIAGDVGLGGRINMVMQTAFFKLADVIPFKKAVELLKDGIEKAYGKKGPKIVDMNCAAVDAATDAIVEIPVPDSWKTLTDDKAPNRREPDYVKNVMRPVLAQKGDSLPVSAFSHDGTMPNATSKYEKRGVAILVPEWIKDNCIQCNQCAFVCPHSALRAVLATDDEMKKAPATYETIDAVGKDVKGMHFRLQVNTLDCLGCGNCADICPAKEKALVMKPIATQTEVQVPNFNFSDTVSYKDVFGRETVKGSQFRKSLMEFSGACAGCGETPYVKVITQLFGERMVIANATGCSSIWGASAPTAPYCVTPEGHGPAWGNSLFEDAAEFGYGIEMATDQRRTHLAQLCKEAANAETGELKTKLNKWAEVMNDPEESKAAGEELKKALKGTRKKALKEILDMSDLFTKQSIWVFGGDGWAYDIGYGGLDHVLASGKDINVLVLDTEVYSNTGGQSSKATPLGSIAKFAAAGKTTNKKDLGRMAMTYGYVYVASVSMGANKQQFLKAVKEAEAYPGPSLIIAYAPCINQGIKKGMGKTQMEQKLAVDSGYWPLYRYNPQLADEGKNPFILESKAPDGTLQEFLSGENRYAMLERFYPEFSKEYRAEIENTYNKRYETLKHMAGEDCKE, encoded by the coding sequence ATGCCCAAGAAGACCATGAAAACAATGGACGGCAACACCGCTGCCGCGCATGTGGCCTACGCCATGAGCGAGACGGCCGCCATCTACCCCATCACCCCGTCCACGCCCATGGGCGAAATCGCCGACGAGTGGGCCGCCCATGGACGGAAAAACATTTTCGGCCAGACCGTACAGATCCGACAGATGCAGTCCGAAGCGGGCGCGGCGGGCGCTGTGCACGGCTCCCTGGCCGGCGGCGCGCTGACCACCACCTTTACCGCCTCTCAGGGACTGCTCCTGATGATCCCGAACATGTACAAGATTTCCGGCGAACTCCTGCCCGGCGTCTTCCACGTGTCCGCCCGTGCCATCGCGGCCCACGCCCTGTCCATTTTCGGCGACCACCAGGACGTCATGGCCACCCGCCAGACCGGCTTCGCCATGCTCTTTTCCAACTCCGTCCAGGAAGTCATGGACCTCTCGCTGGTGGCCCACCTCGCCGCCGTCGAGGCCTCGGTTCCGTTCATGTCCGTGTTTGACGGCTTCCGTACCTCTCATGAGATCCAGAAGATCGCTGTCATCGACTACGAAGACATGAAGCCTCTGCTGAACATGGACAAGGTGGCCGAATTCCGCAAACGGGCCATGAACCCCGAGCACCCCGACACCCGCGGCACCGCCCAGAACCCGGACATCTACTTCCAGGGCCGCGAGGCTACCAATACCTATTATGATGCCATCCCGGACATCGTCACCAACGCCATGAAGCAGGTGGGCAAGATCACCGGCCGCCGCTACAAGCTGTTCGATTACGTTGGTCACCCCAAGGCGGACCGCATCATTATCGCCATGGGCTCCGGTTGCGAGACCATTGAGGAGACCGTCAACTACCTCAACGCGCAGGGCAAGAAGGTCGGCCTGGTCAAGGTCCGTCTGTTCCGGCCCTTCTCGGTCAAGCACCTGCTGGCAGCCATCCCCAAGACCGTGAAGAAGATCGCGGTTCTCGACCGCACCAAGGAGCCCGGCTCTCTGGGCGACCCCCTGTACCTCGACATCTGCGCCGCCTACGCGGGCAAGCGCAATGCCCCGGTCATCGTCGGCGGCCGCTACGGCCTCGGGTCCAAGGACTTCACCCCGGCCCAGGTCGAATCCGTATACAACTCGCTCGGTCGGCCCAAGAACGGCTTTACCGTGGGTATTCTGGACGACGTCACCCACACCTCGCTGTTCGACTGCGACTGTGTGGACACCGCTCCCGAAGGCACGGTCCAGTGCAAGTTCTGGGGTCTGGGCTCCGACGGCACGGTGGGTGCGAACAAGCAGGCCATCAAGATCATCGGCGACAACACCAATCTCTACGCCCAGGGTTATTTCGCCTATGACTCCAAGAAGTCGGGCGGCATCACCATCTCGCACCTGCGCTTCGGCAAGAAGCCCATTCAGTCCACCTATCTGGTACAGAACGCGAACTACATCGCCTGCCACAACCCGAGCTACGTAAATCTCTATGACGTGCTCGAAGGCATCAAGGACGGCGGCACGTTCGTGCTGAACTGCGCCTGGACCGCCGAGGAAATGGACAAGAAGCTGCCCGCCGCCATGCGTCGGACCATCGCCGAGAAGGGGCTGAAGTTCTACACCGTGGACGCGGTCAAGATCGCGGGCGATGTCGGCCTGGGCGGCCGCATCAACATGGTCATGCAGACCGCCTTCTTCAAGCTGGCCGACGTCATCCCGTTCAAGAAGGCAGTTGAACTGCTCAAGGACGGCATCGAAAAGGCCTACGGAAAGAAAGGCCCGAAGATCGTGGACATGAACTGCGCCGCCGTCGATGCCGCCACCGACGCCATCGTCGAGATTCCGGTGCCCGATTCATGGAAGACCCTGACCGACGACAAGGCGCCCAACCGCCGTGAACCGGACTACGTCAAGAACGTCATGCGTCCGGTCCTGGCCCAGAAAGGCGACTCCCTTCCCGTTTCGGCCTTCTCCCACGACGGCACCATGCCCAACGCCACGTCCAAATACGAAAAACGCGGTGTAGCCATCCTGGTTCCCGAGTGGATCAAGGACAACTGCATCCAGTGCAACCAATGCGCCTTTGTCTGCCCGCACTCCGCCCTGCGCGCCGTGCTGGCCACCGACGACGAGATGAAGAAGGCTCCGGCCACCTATGAGACCATCGACGCCGTGGGCAAGGACGTCAAAGGAATGCACTTCCGCCTCCAGGTCAACACCCTGGATTGTCTGGGCTGCGGCAACTGCGCCGACATCTGCCCGGCCAAGGAAAAGGCCCTGGTAATGAAGCCCATCGCCACCCAGACCGAGGTCCAGGTGCCCAACTTCAACTTCTCGGATACCGTTTCCTACAAGGACGTCTTCGGTCGCGAGACCGTCAAGGGCTCCCAGTTCCGCAAGTCCCTCATGGAATTCTCCGGAGCCTGCGCGGGCTGCGGCGAAACCCCGTACGTCAAGGTCATCACCCAGCTCTTTGGTGAGCGCATGGTCATCGCCAACGCCACCGGCTGTTCGTCCATCTGGGGCGCATCCGCACCCACAGCGCCGTACTGCGTCACCCCCGAAGGCCACGGCCCGGCATGGGGCAACTCCCTGTTCGAGGATGCCGCCGAGTTCGGCTACGGTATCGAGATGGCCACGGACCAGCGCCGGACCCATCTGGCTCAGCTCTGCAAGGAGGCCGCCAATGCCGAAACCGGCGAGCTCAAGACCAAGCTGAACAAGTGGGCCGAGGTCATGAACGACCCCGAGGAGTCCAAGGCCGCGGGTGAGGAGCTCAAAAAGGCCCTCAAGGGTACGCGCAAGAAGGCCCTCAAGGAAATCCTGGACATGTCCGACCTGTTCACCAAGCAGTCCATCTGGGTGTTTGGCGGCGACGGTTGGGCATACGACATCGGCTACGGCGGGCTGGACCACGTGCTCGCTTCCGGCAAGGACATCAACGTCCTCGTCCTGGACACCGAGGTCTACTCCAACACCGGCGGCCAGTCCTCCAAAGCCACTCCGCTCGGCTCCATCGCCAAGTTCGCCGCGGCAGGCAAGACGACCAACAAGAAGGATCTGGGCCGCATGGCCATGACCTACGGCTATGTCTACGTGGCCTCCGTGTCCATGGGCGCCAACAAGCAGCAGTTCCTCAAGGCCGTCAAGGAAGCCGAGGCCTACCCTGGCCCGTCCCTGATCATCGCCTACGCCCCGTGCATCAACCAGGGCATCAAGAAGGGCATGGGCAAGACCCAGATGGAGCAGAAACTGGCCGTGGATTCCGGCTACTGGCCGCTCTACCGCTACAATCCGCAGCTGGCCGACGAAGGCAAGAACCCGTTCATCCTGGAATCCAAGGCGCCCGACGGCACCCTCCAGGAGTTCCTGTCCGGCGAAAACCGCTATGCCATGCTGGAACGGTTCTACCCCGAGTTCTCCAAGGAATACCGGGCTGAAATCGAAAACACCTACAACAAGCGTTACGAGACCCTCAAGCACATGGCGGGCGAGGACTGCAAGGAATAA
- the thiE gene encoding thiamine phosphate synthase — protein sequence MKPQDLLVYLVTDRSLCLGRPLEEIVAQAAQGGCTMVQLREKEADTGEFVELARALHKLLKPLSIPLLINDRVDVALAAGVEGVHVGQSDMLVKDVRKLMGPDAIIGLSVETEAELLDAQNRPVDYIGIGPVYPTQTKKDVKGSPWGPEGLKRAVKLSSLPLVAIGGVQRENARAVAGSGVAGIAVVSAICSAPSPAEATRELVYCMREGAR from the coding sequence ATGAAACCTCAAGATCTGCTCGTCTACCTCGTCACCGATCGCAGTCTTTGCCTGGGCCGTCCTTTGGAAGAGATCGTGGCTCAAGCCGCCCAAGGAGGCTGCACCATGGTCCAGTTGCGCGAAAAGGAAGCCGACACCGGTGAATTCGTGGAACTGGCCCGCGCCCTGCACAAGCTGCTCAAGCCCCTGTCCATACCCCTGCTCATCAATGACCGCGTTGACGTGGCCCTTGCCGCCGGGGTCGAGGGTGTACACGTGGGCCAGTCGGACATGCTTGTAAAGGATGTCCGCAAGCTCATGGGGCCGGACGCCATCATAGGGCTGTCCGTGGAGACCGAAGCCGAACTGCTGGACGCCCAAAACCGCCCGGTGGACTATATTGGCATTGGACCGGTCTATCCCACGCAAACCAAAAAGGACGTCAAAGGTTCCCCGTGGGGGCCGGAGGGACTCAAACGCGCGGTGAAGCTATCCTCTCTTCCGCTGGTGGCAATCGGCGGGGTGCAGCGCGAAAACGCCCGCGCCGTGGCCGGTTCAGGCGTGGCAGGCATCGCCGTGGTCTCGGCCATCTGCTCCGCGCCCTCGCCCGCCGAGGCGACGCGGGAGCTGGTTTATTGCATGAGAGAAGGGGCCCGGTAA